The following proteins come from a genomic window of Paenibacillus swuensis:
- a CDS encoding phytanoyl-CoA dioxygenase family protein, whose product MLNENQLKQYEQEGYIILESLFSAEEIDALTKRIDILDEASEAELVKSGHAGISTAKKINFTVLLNQKDDAIKTFASQQKMVDITTSLLGPDVKLYWDQSVYKRPEADRDFPWHQDNGYAPTQPEHYVTCWLALEDATIENGCIWIHPGSHKQGFVEHRDSDVGKQCYFGDDPGMAVPLKKGSMVVFHSLLFHRSTPNRSNTTRKGYIMQYSVDGAFNPVTGAVYNNGPVIALEGKAYSNQ is encoded by the coding sequence ATGTTAAATGAAAATCAATTGAAGCAATATGAACAAGAGGGATATATCATATTAGAGTCGTTATTCAGCGCCGAGGAAATAGATGCTTTGACGAAAAGGATTGATATCCTTGATGAAGCATCGGAAGCCGAATTGGTGAAATCAGGACATGCCGGAATCAGTACAGCGAAGAAAATCAATTTCACAGTTCTTCTGAATCAGAAGGATGACGCTATTAAAACCTTCGCGTCCCAGCAAAAGATGGTCGATATCACAACCTCCTTGCTTGGTCCTGACGTTAAATTGTACTGGGATCAATCCGTATATAAACGGCCGGAAGCGGACCGTGACTTCCCTTGGCATCAAGACAACGGGTACGCCCCGACTCAGCCTGAGCATTATGTTACGTGCTGGCTGGCGTTGGAGGACGCCACGATTGAGAACGGATGTATATGGATTCATCCAGGAAGCCATAAACAAGGCTTTGTTGAACATAGGGACTCCGATGTGGGTAAACAGTGCTACTTCGGCGATGATCCCGGTATGGCAGTTCCGCTTAAGAAAGGAAGCATGGTTGTATTCCATTCTTTGCTCTTTCATCGCAGTACTCCTAACCGCAGCAATACGACGCGTAAAGGCTATATCATGCAGTATTCCGTGGACGGAGCCTTTAATCCGGTAACGGGAGCCGTCTACAACAACGGTCCAGTAATAGCCTTAGAGGGAAAAGCTTATTCAAACCAATAA
- a CDS encoding cytochrome P450: MSNAIRANQSPKGHWLLGHVKQLFGQPDLFMEELRGYEDIVKIRLLREPNYVITNPDMIKEVLVTKQKSFKKPKVFDKLKTFVGEGILTSDHELHKRQRGMMQPSFSRTHIQKYAEDMVDIPSHYLDDWKDGETRSIEHDMLNIALAVITKTMFSMDVFANYDKIGKPMDTCLHQVTKRMRAIIDLPLSVPTKDNKIYGEALRILDEFIYDVIRERTADAEASKEDLLSVLMAARDAEDQTGMSDKQLRDEILTIFLAGHETTANTLTWAFYEITRHPEVLQRLQEELASVLDGREPTLQDYDKLGYTQNIIWEVLRLYPPAWLIGRKATEDVEIGEYLIQQGEEVTVSPYLMHRHPKYFPEPNRFRPERFDHDMVKGIPQFAYFPFGGGARVCIGNHFAMLEATLILATIAQRYEFRYLEEDQQVKPEFIITLRPKGGLNMTVHSRSAASVDVPKSTDVPSVLS, from the coding sequence ATGTCGAACGCAATACGGGCAAACCAAAGTCCTAAAGGCCATTGGTTGCTCGGTCATGTGAAACAGCTTTTTGGCCAACCGGACTTGTTTATGGAAGAGCTTCGCGGTTACGAAGACATTGTGAAAATTCGGTTATTGCGTGAACCCAATTATGTGATTACCAACCCGGACATGATTAAGGAAGTTCTGGTTACGAAGCAGAAATCATTTAAGAAGCCCAAGGTGTTTGATAAGCTGAAGACCTTCGTCGGGGAAGGCATCCTCACCAGCGACCATGAATTACATAAACGGCAGCGCGGCATGATGCAACCTTCCTTCAGCCGAACTCATATTCAGAAATACGCAGAAGACATGGTGGATATTCCTTCGCATTACCTGGACGACTGGAAGGACGGAGAGACTCGTTCCATCGAGCATGACATGCTGAATATCGCATTGGCCGTCATCACGAAGACGATGTTCAGCATGGATGTCTTTGCGAATTATGACAAGATCGGAAAGCCTATGGATACTTGTCTGCATCAAGTGACAAAGCGAATGCGGGCTATCATTGATTTGCCGCTCTCCGTACCGACAAAGGATAACAAGATTTACGGAGAGGCTCTCCGGATTTTGGATGAATTCATATATGATGTTATACGCGAAAGAACTGCGGATGCAGAGGCCTCCAAGGAAGATTTGTTGTCTGTATTAATGGCTGCGCGTGACGCCGAAGATCAGACGGGGATGTCCGACAAACAGCTGAGGGACGAGATTCTGACGATCTTCCTGGCAGGGCATGAGACCACGGCAAATACACTTACATGGGCATTCTATGAAATAACAAGGCATCCTGAAGTGTTACAGCGGCTGCAGGAGGAACTCGCAAGCGTATTGGACGGCCGGGAACCGACCTTGCAGGATTATGATAAGTTGGGGTACACGCAGAACATTATTTGGGAAGTGTTGCGTCTCTATCCCCCGGCTTGGCTTATCGGCCGAAAGGCTACGGAAGATGTGGAGATCGGCGAATATCTCATCCAGCAAGGGGAAGAGGTCACGGTCAGCCCGTACTTAATGCATAGGCATCCGAAGTATTTCCCGGAGCCTAACAGATTCCGTCCGGAACGCTTTGATCACGACATGGTGAAGGGGATCCCTCAATTCGCTTATTTTCCATTCGGCGGCGGGGCGCGTGTATGTATCGGCAATCACTTCGCCATGCTGGAAGCAACGCTGATTCTGGCTACAATTGCCCAGCGATACGAGTTTCGGTATCTAGAGGAAGATCAGCAAGTAAAGCCGGAATTTATCATCACTTTACGACCTAAAGGCGGTTTGAACATGACAGTGCATAGTCGGAGTGCCGCATCCGTCGATGTGCCAAAGAGTACAGATGTGCCTTCCGTCCTTAGCTAG
- a CDS encoding AraC family transcriptional regulator has protein sequence MTPNAESPGSGVIIQQLRVELFNVEEAGYSSLNVKDQIYPYWIVSFVLRGEVTTVTNGITRTAQTGDVMVHPPNTPFSETANGPGTHLWFGFKAQVMHKLDFMYYFPVSWVVTLTASDVYVQLFKLMNQTWQEGHSDFREYSLLAYSTSLLSLLIDSQKASEPDKDLITSNDNERFHGLVRYITEHSELKLSRSGLAARLHLHPVYLDRVFMNDYGVTPMQLVRETRLKKVKYKLESTDDPLSIIAIECGFSDAAYLSRLFVKEFKQTPGQYRQHSRKVKMSYMQQNHEKT, from the coding sequence ATGACTCCCAACGCAGAGAGTCCAGGGTCAGGCGTCATCATCCAGCAACTCCGGGTTGAGCTATTCAATGTTGAAGAGGCTGGGTATTCATCGCTTAATGTCAAAGATCAAATATATCCCTACTGGATCGTCAGCTTTGTTCTTCGAGGCGAAGTGACTACGGTTACTAACGGAATTACGAGGACAGCACAAACCGGAGATGTAATGGTTCATCCGCCGAACACTCCTTTTTCAGAAACCGCGAATGGACCCGGGACTCATCTTTGGTTCGGTTTCAAAGCTCAAGTCATGCATAAATTGGACTTCATGTACTATTTCCCGGTAAGCTGGGTCGTCACTTTAACCGCAAGTGATGTGTATGTTCAACTATTTAAACTAATGAACCAAACTTGGCAAGAAGGGCATTCGGATTTTCGTGAATACAGTTTACTGGCCTATTCCACCTCACTGTTAAGTCTGCTAATCGACAGCCAGAAGGCAAGTGAACCGGATAAAGATCTCATTACTTCTAATGACAATGAACGGTTTCATGGTTTAGTTCGTTATATCACAGAGCATTCCGAGTTAAAACTATCCAGATCGGGGTTAGCCGCCAGACTTCACTTACATCCTGTCTATTTGGACAGAGTTTTTATGAACGATTATGGGGTCACCCCGATGCAATTAGTCAGGGAAACGAGATTGAAGAAAGTTAAATATAAGCTTGAAAGTACAGATGATCCTTTATCTATCATCGCTATAGAGTGTGGATTTTCAGATGCTGCCTACTTAAGCCGGTTATTTGTTAAAGAGTTTAAACAAACGCCTGGTCAATATCGCCAACACTCAAGAAAAGTAAAAATGAGCTATATGCAACAAAATCACGAAAAAACCTAA
- a CDS encoding ABC transporter substrate-binding protein: protein MKKSSLTLLAVLLTIMIVLTGCSGNSNGNGNENGETKESQNTPSGETAATEDPSKPDISKEVKLKMYLVGDQPKDTSLVYEEINKKLKQDINATVEPVFLSWGEYNQKYPLLFATGEEFDLVYAASWMKYSEQANKGAFLELKPELLNKYAPLTMKEMPEEAWKQAEVNGKVFMVPSSNRDFPMVVGAVRGDLREKYKLAPIKTFADYEKYLDAIANNEPDLVPYDADGKTYQIYDMMLNPDHLWKVMVANSGIAFDVKDPSGKVINYLETPAFMEFAKKASEYNQKGYWSKSVMTNKTTVRDSFLSGRSASMAGNLLEISSAVTSASQSHPDWKVEMFNVYEGKPTYSVPYTGNGMAINANAKNPERALMLLDLFRNNEEYFNLTTYGIEGTHYELTADKKIKALNGSESGYKPDSGSPWGWRTPSMYKVMADAPPEYAQMLESFNKSAITNPLLTFVFDNTKFKNELAAMKNVTDQYRDALYLGALGDPEQGVKTLLEKYKEAGMDKVMAEVQKQVDVFMAAQK from the coding sequence ATGAAAAAGTCAAGTCTTACCTTATTAGCGGTACTCCTTACGATCATGATCGTATTGACAGGCTGCAGCGGCAACAGTAACGGCAACGGCAATGAAAACGGAGAAACGAAGGAAAGTCAGAACACGCCTTCCGGGGAAACGGCAGCAACCGAAGATCCGTCTAAACCGGATATTTCCAAGGAAGTCAAACTGAAAATGTATCTTGTCGGCGACCAGCCTAAGGATACGTCCCTTGTATATGAAGAGATTAATAAGAAACTTAAACAAGATATCAATGCTACCGTGGAGCCCGTATTCCTATCATGGGGCGAATATAATCAGAAATACCCTCTGTTATTCGCAACCGGCGAGGAATTCGATCTTGTCTATGCGGCTAGCTGGATGAAGTATAGCGAACAGGCGAATAAAGGCGCATTCTTGGAACTTAAACCGGAATTGTTGAACAAGTATGCTCCTCTTACCATGAAGGAGATGCCGGAAGAAGCGTGGAAGCAGGCCGAAGTAAACGGTAAAGTATTTATGGTTCCGTCATCCAACCGAGATTTCCCCATGGTCGTCGGCGCGGTTCGGGGTGATTTGCGCGAAAAGTATAAGCTGGCTCCCATTAAGACATTTGCCGATTACGAGAAATATTTGGACGCTATTGCCAACAATGAGCCGGATCTGGTTCCTTACGATGCGGATGGGAAGACGTATCAAATTTACGACATGATGCTAAATCCGGATCATCTTTGGAAAGTGATGGTCGCAAACTCGGGAATCGCTTTCGATGTGAAGGATCCGTCCGGAAAAGTTATAAATTATTTGGAGACGCCTGCATTTATGGAGTTTGCGAAAAAAGCGTCGGAGTACAATCAGAAGGGTTACTGGTCCAAAAGTGTCATGACGAATAAAACGACAGTGAGAGACTCCTTCTTGAGCGGCCGCAGCGCATCCATGGCCGGCAACTTGTTGGAGATCAGTTCCGCCGTTACCTCGGCGTCGCAATCCCATCCGGATTGGAAAGTCGAGATGTTCAATGTGTACGAAGGCAAGCCAACGTATTCGGTACCTTACACAGGCAACGGTATGGCGATTAATGCGAATGCCAAAAATCCGGAAAGAGCATTAATGTTGCTTGATTTGTTCCGTAACAATGAAGAGTATTTCAATCTGACGACCTACGGTATCGAAGGTACGCACTACGAACTGACCGCGGATAAGAAGATTAAAGCGCTTAACGGTTCCGAATCCGGTTACAAACCTGACAGCGGCAGTCCGTGGGGGTGGAGAACGCCGTCCATGTATAAAGTAATGGCCGACGCGCCTCCTGAATATGCGCAGATGTTGGAGAGTTTCAATAAATCGGCGATTACGAATCCGCTTCTCACGTTTGTATTCGATAATACCAAATTCAAGAATGAGCTTGCGGCCATGAAGAATGTGACCGATCAGTACAGGGACGCATTGTATCTCGGAGCGCTTGGCGATCCCGAGCAGGGCGTCAAGACTTTACTCGAGAAGTACAAGGAAGCGGGTATGGACAAAGTGATGGCTGAGGTTCAGAAGCAAGTGGACGTGTTCATGGCCGCGCAGAAATAG
- a CDS encoding AraC family transcriptional regulator, with protein sequence MSQSSYSAKAMMDSATNYALQMYSDPQFDKLLHYAKPKESDITYSLMRLNSYLNMNYFFYSIYMYSNNSQTFYMLPDSAASIYKRNAFFDTEAVKLLDNFKKYKRLAPIPRQIPVEVSGVNGKFANVYTFLFYDLPGSSDKLDNVIMLNISERWMKDTIKSLNKDGEGDTFIVDRQGNVVTGTERHAFMSNLSGESYMKNIAVSDEDTGYLVNPVDGVKSLIIYSKHEPSDWIFVRVLPYDHIMGNIDAMKHNVLLICFIILIIGLTVSMYLSKSLYKPIEGILSNLNVLAKEKRDNQFKLKQNYLSRLVHNLGDEKTQDIQERLREYAIEFSPNSEFIVMLMSIDGYEEFSNKYNYKDRSLLKYAIMNITTECLSTMGICECVDMEDRTITVIFNGNLKPLLEDQDQLDKAIRNIQDAVRNHLQLSLSVAVSEAGDSLAVIYDLYEEAQQLMERKFFEGYQSVIYSGQQDTDPSQSFMYPLQQEKSLIEVIKLGKADEAMEIIRDMSMALPNQSSLASNMFFNQLAYSICTTAISLEKSSGSTFNYDFHSFIPQLHKQETFKDVMRRFSELVEAICAGMKERKSSKHDHLIANIDDIIQQSYSDQDLSLFKIAETVDMSPAYLGRIFKKMTMKSVPDYLNEFRLEKAKELLSGTSLSIDEISQKTGYNNSTYFYKVFKKYNGITPNEYRLNINSHED encoded by the coding sequence TTGTCCCAATCAAGTTACAGCGCCAAGGCAATGATGGACTCCGCAACGAATTATGCTTTACAGATGTACTCGGATCCGCAATTTGATAAACTTCTTCATTATGCAAAGCCCAAGGAAAGCGACATTACATATTCCTTAATGCGTTTAAATTCATATCTGAACATGAACTACTTCTTCTATTCCATCTATATGTACAGTAATAATTCGCAAACGTTCTACATGTTGCCCGACTCGGCCGCGAGTATCTATAAACGAAATGCATTCTTTGATACCGAAGCGGTAAAGCTTCTGGACAATTTCAAGAAATACAAACGGTTGGCGCCGATCCCAAGACAAATACCCGTTGAAGTTTCTGGGGTCAACGGTAAATTTGCTAACGTATATACCTTCTTGTTTTATGATCTGCCTGGAAGCTCCGATAAGCTGGACAACGTCATCATGCTCAATATATCTGAACGTTGGATGAAAGATACAATTAAGAGCTTAAATAAGGATGGGGAAGGCGATACCTTCATTGTGGACAGACAAGGCAACGTCGTCACAGGGACGGAACGTCACGCTTTTATGTCCAATTTAAGCGGCGAATCTTACATGAAGAACATAGCTGTATCAGATGAGGACACGGGTTATTTGGTAAATCCAGTGGATGGGGTTAAGTCACTGATCATTTATTCGAAGCATGAGCCTTCAGACTGGATTTTTGTGCGCGTGTTGCCTTACGATCATATCATGGGCAATATTGATGCCATGAAACACAACGTATTGCTCATCTGCTTCATTATTCTCATCATCGGACTCACCGTTTCCATGTACTTGTCGAAATCGTTGTACAAACCCATAGAAGGCATTCTTTCCAATCTGAATGTGCTGGCGAAAGAGAAACGGGATAATCAGTTTAAATTGAAACAGAATTATTTAAGCAGACTCGTTCATAATCTGGGCGATGAGAAGACGCAGGATATTCAAGAGAGATTAAGAGAGTATGCCATTGAATTCTCCCCTAACAGCGAGTTTATCGTTATGCTGATGTCCATTGACGGGTATGAAGAATTCAGCAACAAGTATAATTATAAAGACAGAAGTTTGCTTAAATACGCAATAATGAACATTACGACCGAGTGTTTGTCGACGATGGGGATTTGCGAATGTGTGGATATGGAAGATCGCACCATTACCGTTATTTTTAACGGGAACCTGAAACCTTTGCTGGAAGATCAAGATCAGCTTGATAAAGCGATTCGGAATATACAGGATGCGGTCCGGAACCATCTTCAGCTTTCGTTATCCGTCGCGGTCAGCGAAGCGGGAGACAGTCTTGCCGTGATTTACGATCTGTACGAAGAAGCGCAGCAGTTGATGGAGCGTAAATTTTTCGAGGGATATCAAAGCGTCATATATAGCGGTCAACAAGATACAGATCCTTCCCAATCGTTCATGTATCCGCTGCAACAAGAGAAGTCCCTGATCGAGGTAATTAAGCTCGGTAAAGCAGACGAGGCTATGGAGATCATCCGGGACATGTCGATGGCGCTGCCGAATCAATCCTCGCTGGCTTCCAATATGTTCTTTAATCAGTTGGCTTACTCGATCTGTACCACAGCTATATCTTTGGAGAAATCCAGCGGATCAACCTTCAATTACGACTTCCATTCTTTCATTCCCCAACTTCACAAGCAAGAGACATTTAAAGATGTGATGCGCCGCTTCTCGGAGCTTGTTGAAGCCATCTGCGCGGGAATGAAAGAGCGTAAAAGCTCCAAACACGACCATCTGATTGCGAACATTGACGATATTATTCAGCAGAGCTATTCCGATCAAGATCTTTCCTTGTTCAAAATCGCCGAAACGGTAGATATGTCGCCCGCCTATCTGGGGCGAATTTTCAAGAAAATGACGATGAAGTCCGTCCCGGACTACCTCAATGAGTTCAGGTTGGAAAAGGCCAAGGAATTGCTGAGCGGAACATCGCTATCCATTGATGAGATTTCCCAGAAGACCGGTTACAACAACAGCACCTATTTCTACAAAGTGTTTAAGAAATATAACGGAATAACACCGAACGAGTATAGATTGAACATAAATTCTCACGAAGACTAG
- the msrA gene encoding peptide-methionine (S)-S-oxide reductase MsrA, giving the protein MNGHQDHFKKATFAGGCFWCMVKPFDEMPGIQSVISGYTGGHTENPTYKEVCSETTGHYEAVQITYDPEVFPYRQLLELYWQQIDPTDPGGQFHDRGQSYQTAIFYQDEEQRQQAEASKQQLQNSGRFTKPIVTDILPAKEFYPAEEYHQGYYRKNPAHYEGYSKASGRQDFIKENWSYRKNDQELKERLTPIQYHVTQNNGTEHPFRNEFWDHKGEGIYVDIVSGEPLFSSLDKFDSGCGWPSFTNPLKESHVKEHSDLTHGMVRTEVRSSDADSHLGHVFNDGPGENGLRYCINSAALRFIPKEDLAKEGYPQYVALFNK; this is encoded by the coding sequence ATGAATGGACATCAAGACCATTTCAAGAAAGCCACTTTTGCCGGAGGATGTTTCTGGTGTATGGTGAAGCCGTTTGACGAAATGCCGGGCATTCAGAGCGTAATCTCAGGTTACACGGGCGGACATACCGAGAATCCTACGTATAAAGAAGTATGCTCCGAGACGACCGGACATTACGAAGCCGTACAGATCACCTATGATCCGGAAGTTTTCCCATATAGACAGCTGTTAGAATTGTACTGGCAGCAGATTGATCCGACCGATCCCGGGGGGCAGTTCCATGACCGCGGTCAGTCCTACCAGACAGCCATTTTCTATCAGGATGAGGAACAAAGACAGCAAGCAGAGGCGTCCAAACAACAGCTTCAGAACAGCGGAAGGTTTACCAAGCCGATCGTTACGGACATCTTACCTGCCAAAGAGTTCTATCCAGCCGAAGAGTACCACCAAGGGTATTATCGCAAAAACCCGGCCCACTATGAAGGTTACAGCAAAGCTTCCGGCCGTCAGGATTTTATTAAAGAGAATTGGTCGTATCGCAAGAATGATCAGGAATTGAAAGAAAGGCTGACACCGATTCAATATCATGTCACGCAAAATAACGGCACCGAGCATCCGTTTCGCAACGAATTCTGGGATCACAAAGGTGAAGGCATATATGTTGACATCGTTTCAGGAGAACCGCTGTTCAGCTCCTTGGACAAGTTCGATTCGGGATGCGGGTGGCCTAGCTTTACGAATCCGTTGAAGGAAAGCCATGTGAAAGAGCATTCCGACCTAACACACGGCATGGTTCGTACGGAAGTTCGAAGCTCTGACGCGGATTCCCACCTTGGTCATGTCTTTAATGACGGACCGGGGGAGAACGGACTACGTTATTGTATCAACTCCGCGGCACTCCGGTTTATTCCCAAAGAGGATTTGGCCAAAGAAGGTTATCCGCAGTATGTTGCACTGTTCAACAAATAA
- a CDS encoding ABC transporter permease, producing the protein MRKSGFVQELSKNRSLFLMVLPAVVFFFIFSYLPMAGMIIAFKSYSYTDGIFGSPWVGLANFEFLFESGKAWLITKNTVFFNVIFMVVNNFLEIVIAIILSELAGKYLKKFLQSAIFLPYFISWVVAGAIVYNLLNYEFGAVNTFLKSLGMGAIDVYNNPDYWVYILAFFSAWKIVGYGTVIYLATITGIDTEMHEAAKIDGATLFQRIIHIVIPYLIPTIIVLLLLKVSTIARGDFGMFYQLIGNNGVLFDKTDVIDTFAFRALLDLQEFGMSSAVGVYQSVLNFVIIILVNEAVKRYSRDNALF; encoded by the coding sequence TTGAGAAAGAGTGGATTTGTACAGGAATTATCCAAAAACCGCAGTCTGTTCCTAATGGTATTGCCTGCCGTTGTTTTCTTCTTTATCTTTAGTTATCTTCCGATGGCCGGGATGATCATTGCCTTCAAATCGTATTCTTATACGGACGGCATATTCGGCAGTCCGTGGGTGGGTTTAGCAAACTTCGAATTTCTGTTCGAGTCAGGTAAAGCCTGGCTTATTACCAAGAACACCGTATTCTTTAACGTTATCTTTATGGTGGTTAACAACTTTCTGGAGATCGTCATTGCCATTATTCTATCGGAACTTGCCGGTAAATATCTTAAGAAGTTTCTTCAGTCCGCGATATTCTTACCGTATTTCATTTCATGGGTGGTCGCGGGCGCCATCGTATATAATTTGCTGAACTATGAGTTCGGAGCGGTAAACACATTTCTGAAATCACTGGGCATGGGCGCCATTGACGTATATAATAACCCGGATTATTGGGTATACATTCTTGCTTTCTTCAGTGCCTGGAAAATCGTGGGGTACGGAACGGTCATCTATTTGGCGACGATCACAGGAATTGATACCGAGATGCACGAGGCTGCCAAAATAGATGGAGCGACGTTGTTCCAACGCATTATTCACATTGTGATTCCCTACCTGATTCCTACCATTATTGTCTTGCTCTTGTTGAAAGTAAGCACAATTGCAAGGGGAGATTTCGGAATGTTTTATCAGCTCATCGGAAATAACGGCGTTCTGTTCGACAAAACGGATGTGATTGATACCTTCGCGTTCCGCGCTTTGCTTGATTTACAAGAGTTTGGCATGTCATCCGCGGTTGGTGTGTATCAGTCCGTTCTGAATTTCGTAATCATTATTCTTGTGAACGAAGCCGTAAAACGTTACAGCAGGGATAACGCTTTGTTCTAA
- a CDS encoding carbohydrate ABC transporter permease: protein MDKKWTMEKIAFNVIGYGFISAFAALCVIPFIMIVSGSFTEENSIIRQGYQLIPSVFSLESYQFIFKSPSQILRAYQVTLLVTIIGTAAGLFLTAMTAYVLQRKDFRYRNGFAFYFFFTTLFSGGLVPWYILIIKYLHLKDSLLAIILPMLLNVFYIIIMRSFISTTIPDAISESAKIDGAGDFRIFLSIIIPLSKPALATIGLFIALNYWNDWYHALLFIENENLYPLQYFLYNILNSMSFANSAAAQSGVAVVSMPKESFKLAMTVIATGPIVLLYPFVQKYFVQGITVGAVKG from the coding sequence ATGGACAAAAAATGGACAATGGAGAAAATTGCATTCAATGTAATCGGTTATGGGTTTATCTCCGCTTTTGCAGCGCTATGTGTGATACCCTTTATTATGATTGTTTCCGGCTCTTTTACCGAAGAAAACTCAATTATAAGACAAGGCTATCAATTAATCCCAAGCGTGTTCTCTCTGGAATCCTATCAATTTATTTTTAAAAGTCCTAGTCAAATTTTAAGGGCGTACCAAGTAACCTTGTTGGTGACGATAATCGGGACAGCCGCAGGATTGTTTTTAACAGCCATGACAGCCTATGTGTTGCAACGGAAGGATTTTAGATACCGCAATGGATTTGCGTTCTACTTTTTCTTCACGACTCTTTTCTCGGGCGGGCTTGTGCCTTGGTATATTCTGATTATTAAATATTTGCATCTTAAGGATTCGTTGTTGGCCATCATTCTGCCTATGCTGCTAAACGTTTTCTACATTATCATTATGAGAAGCTTTATCTCGACTACAATACCGGATGCGATCAGCGAATCCGCAAAAATCGACGGAGCGGGCGATTTCCGAATTTTCCTTTCCATTATTATTCCCTTGTCCAAACCGGCTCTTGCCACAATCGGACTATTTATTGCGCTGAACTATTGGAATGACTGGTATCATGCCTTATTATTCATCGAGAACGAGAATTTGTACCCGCTCCAATACTTTCTATATAACATTCTGAACAGCATGAGTTTCGCCAATTCGGCTGCGGCTCAATCCGGTGTGGCGGTCGTTTCGATGCCTAAGGAATCGTTCAAACTGGCCATGACCGTAATTGCTACGGGTCCGATCGTATTGTTGTATCCGTTCGTTCAGAAATATTTTGTCCAAGGGATTACGGTTGGTGCTGTTAAAGGGTGA